A region of Arabidopsis thaliana chromosome 5, partial sequence DNA encodes the following proteins:
- the LURE1.3 gene encoding Putative membrane lipoprotein (Putative membrane lipoprotein; LOCATED IN: endomembrane system; BEST Arabidopsis thaliana protein match is: Putative membrane lipoprotein (TAIR:AT5G43510.2); Has 50 Blast hits to 50 proteins in 2 species: Archae - 0; Bacteria - 0; Metazoa - 0; Fungi - 0; Plants - 50; Viruses - 0; Other Eukaryotes - 0 (source: NCBI BLink).) translates to MKLPFIFLITLLIFVSSCTSILINESSDEERTYSFSPTTSPFDPRSLNQELKIGRIGYCFDCARACMRRGKYIRTCSFERKLCRCSISGIK, encoded by the exons ATGAAGTTGCcttttatattcttaattactctattaatttttgtttcttcat GTACATCAATACTTATAAATGAATCTAGTGATGAAGAGAGAACATATTCTTTCAGTCCAACAACAAGTCCTTTTGATCCACGCTCACTTAACCAAGAACTTAAAATTGGGAGAATTGGTTACTGTTTTGATTGCGCAAGAGCTTGTATGAGACGGGGTAAGTATATTCGTACATGtagttttgaaagaaaactttgtcGTTGCAGTATTAGTGGTATTAAATAA
- the LURE1.2 gene encoding Putative membrane lipoprotein (Putative membrane lipoprotein; LOCATED IN: endomembrane system; BEST Arabidopsis thaliana protein match is: Putative membrane lipoprotein (TAIR:AT5G43525.1); Has 50 Blast hits to 50 proteins in 2 species: Archae - 0; Bacteria - 0; Metazoa - 0; Fungi - 0; Plants - 50; Viruses - 0; Other Eukaryotes - 0 (source: NCBI BLink).) encodes MKLPIIFLTLLIFVSSCTSTLINGSSDEERTYSFSPTTSPFDPRSLNQELKIGRIGYCFDCARACMRRGKYIRTCSFERKLCRCSISDIK; translated from the exons ATGAAGTTGCCTATTATATTCTTAActctattaatttttgtttcttcat gTACATCAACACTTATAAATGGATCTAGTGATGAAGAGAGAACATATTCTTTCAGTCCAACAACAAGTCCTTTTGATCCACGCTCACTGAACCAAGAACTTAAAATTGGGAGAATTGGTTACTGTTTTGATTGCGCAAGAGCTTGTATGAGACGGGGTAAGTATATTCGTACATGtagttttgaaagaaaactttgtcGTTGCAGTATTAGTGATATTAAATAA